The Symphalangus syndactylus isolate Jambi chromosome 3, NHGRI_mSymSyn1-v2.1_pri, whole genome shotgun sequence genome has a segment encoding these proteins:
- the ZNF804B gene encoding zinc finger protein 804B, whose protein sequence is MACYLVISSRHLSNGHYRGIKGVFRGPLCKNGSPSPDFTEKEKSTAKALEDVKANFYCELCDKQYHKHQEFDNHINSYDHAHKQRLKELKQREFARNVASKSWKDEKKQEKALKRLHQLAELRQQSECVSGNGPAYKAPRVAIEKQLQQGIFPVKNGRKVSCMKSALLLKGKNLPRIISDKQQSTMPNRHQLQSDRRCLFGNRILQTSSDLSNANHRTGVSFSFSKKVHLKLESSASVFSENTEETHDCNKSPIYKTKQTADKCKCCRFANKDTHLTKEKEVNISPSHLESVLHNTISINSKILQDKNDSIDETLEDSIGIHASFSKSNIHLSDVDFTPTSREKETRNTLKNILENCVNHPCQANASFSPPNIYNHSDARISECLDEFSSREPSEQKSTVHLNPNSRIENREKSLDKTERVSKNVQRLVKEACTHNVASKPLPFLHVQSKDGHTTLQWPTELLLFTKTEPCISYGCNPLYFDFKLSRNTKEDHNPEDLKTELGKKPLELKTKRENQVSGLIEDQQKLIQEDNQYPKPKMMIANPDWEKFQRKYNLDYSDSQPNKSEYTFSANDLEMKNSKVPLYFNTSLKDCAGKNNSSENELKEASRAHWQGCRKVVLNDIDEDLSFPSYISRTKKHKLIPRNPHLEFEDERQFNCKSNPCTVGGHSDHGKDFSVILKSNHIGMTSKVSGCGNQRYKRCSPQSSLSRYSCSLETSPSSMSSLRSTCSSHRFNGNSRGNLPCFHKREHHSIERHKRKCLKHNCLYLSDDITKNSQMQSEPQKERNCKLWESFKNEKYSKRRYCHCRERQKLGKNQQQFSGLKSTRIIYCDSNSQISCTGSSKKPPNCQGTQHDRLDSYSREKIYYLNKSKRNQESLGSPHICDLGKVRPMKCNSGNISCLLKNCSGGPSETAESNITGERTPLTAKSLLERVQAKKCQEQSSNVEISSNSCKNELEAPSQVPCTIQLVPSGCNRQALPLSEKTQYASESRNDQDSAIPRTTEKDKSKSSQTNNFTILADTDCDNHLSKGIIHPVTESQSLNIKRNATTKEQSKPLISEIQPFIQSCDPVPNEFPGAFPSNKYTGVTDSTETKEDQINLDLQDVSMHINHVEGNINSYYDRTMQKPDKVEDGLEVCHKSISPPLIQQPITFSPDEIDKYKILQLQAQQHMQKQLLSKHLRVLPTAGPTAFSPASTIQTVPVHQHTSITTIHHTFLQHFAVSASLSSHSSHLPIAHLHPLSQAHFTPISFSTLTPTIIPAHPTFLAGHPLHLVAATPFHPSHITLQPLPPTAFIPTLFGPHLSPATTSIIHLNPLIQPVFQGQDFCHHSCSSQMQQLKEVKEALNVSTHLN, encoded by the coding sequence TGTTTCTGGAAATGGACCAGCATACAAAGCCCCCAGGGTAGCCATAGAAAAGCAACTCCAGCAAGGAATTTTCCCCGTTAAGAATGGCAGAAAGGTATCATGCATGAAGAGTGCTCTTCTCCTTAAAGGAAAAAATCTCCCCAGAATCATATCCGATAAACAGCAGTCCACCATGCCAAATCGACACCAATTACAATCAGACAGGCGTTGTTTGTTTGGAAATCGGATACTGCAAACATCTTCAGATCTCAGCAATGCAAATCACAGAACAGgagtatcattttctttttccaaaaaagtGCACCTAAAATTAGAATCTTCAGCATCAGTTTTCAGTGAGAACACAGAAGAAACCCACGATTGTAACAAGTCAcccatttataaaacaaaacaaactgcaGATAAGTGCAAGTGCTGCAGGTTTGCAAATAAAGATACACACCTTACGAAGGAAAAAGAGGTAAACATCTCACCAAGCCATCTGGAAAGTGTTTTACACAATACCATCTCCATAAACTCTAAAATTTTGCAAGACAAAAACGACTCTATTGATGAGACACTAGAAGATTCAATTGGCATTCATGCTTCATTCTCTAAATCTAACATTCATCTTTCAGATGTAGATTTTACTCCTAccagcagagaaaaagaaactagaaatacattgaagaacattttagaaaattgtgTTAATCACCCATGCCAAGCAAATGCTTCCTTCAGCCCACCAAACATTTACAACCATAGTGATGCCAGGATATCTGAATGCCTGGATGAGTTTTCATCACGGGAGCCAAGTGAACAAAAGAGTACAGTGCATCTGAATCCAAATTCCAGaatagagaacagagaaaaatctTTAGATAAAACAGAAAGAGTTAGCAAAAATGTTCAAAGACTTGTAAAAGAAGCATGTACCCATAATGTGGCATCTAAACCACTACCTTTTCTCCACGTTCAAAGCAAGGATGGCCACACCACTCTTCAATGGCCTACGGAACTTCTGCTCTTTACAAAAACAGAACCCTGTATCTCTTATGGTTGCAACCCACTATATTTTGATTTTAAGCTTTCTCGGAACACAAAGGAAGACCACAATCCAGAGGACTTAAAAACAGAATTGGGTAAGAAGCCCTTGGAATTGAAGACTAAAAGAGAGAACCAAGTCTCAGGTTTAATTGAAGATCAACAAAAATTGATCCAAGAAGATAATCAATATCCGAAACCAAAGATGATGATAGCTAATCCGGATTGGGAAAAATTCCAGAGGAAATATAATTTGGACTACAGTGATTCTCAGCCAAATAAGAGTGAATATACTTTCAGTGCAAATgatttggaaatgaaaaattctaaAGTGCCTCTTTACTTCAACACATCTCTAAAGGATTGTGCTGGAAAGAATAATAGTAGTGAGAACGAACTTAAGGAAGCTTCAAGGGCCCATTGGCAAGGCTGCAGAAAGGTAGTTCTAAATGATATAGATGAGGACCTATCTTTTCCTTCCTACATCTCTAGGACTAAAAAGCATAAATTGATTCCCCGCAATCCTCATTTGGAATTTGAAGATGAAAGACAATTCAACTGCAAGTCCAATCCTTGTACAGTAGGGGGTCACAGTGACCATGGGAAAGACTTCAGTGTAATTTTGAAGAGTAACCACATCGGCATGACCAGCAAGGTTTCCGGATGTGGAAACCAAAGATACAAGAGATGCTCTCCACAGTCATCTTTGAGTAGATATTCTTGCTCTTTGGAGACATCCCCTAGCAGCATGTCTAGCTTGAGAAGTACTTGTTCAAGTCATAGATTCAATGGTAATAGCAGAGGTAATTTGCCCTGCTTCCATAAAAGAGAACACCATTCAATTGAAAGGCACAAACGGAAATGTCTAAAGCACAACTGCCTCTACTTGTCTGATGATATAACAAAGAACAGCCAAATGCAGTCTGAACCACAGAAAGAGAGGAACTGCAAATTGTgggaatcatttaaaaatgaaaaatactcaaAACGTAGATATTGTCAttgcagagaaagacaaaaactGGGCAAAAATCAACAACAATTTTCAGGGCTAAAATCTACGAGAATCATCTATTGTGATTCTAACTCACAGATTTCCTGTACTGGAAGCAGTAAAAAACCACCTAATTGCCAGGGAACTCAGCACGACAGATTGGACTCTTACTCAAGAGAGAAAATCTATTACTTGAATAAAAGCAAGAGAAATCAAGAGTCTTTGGGCAGCCCTCACATTTGTGATCTGGGAAAAGTCAGGCCCATGAAGTGTAACTCCGGGAATATCAGCTGCCTTCTAAAGAACTGTTCCGGTGGCCCTTCAGAAACCGCAGAATCAAACATTACAGGAGAGAGGACCCCTCTAACAGCAAAAAGCCTTTTAGAAAGAGTACAAGCCAAGAAATGTCAGGAACAATCAAGTAACGTTGAGATCTCTTCAAACAGTTGTAAAAATGAATTAGAGGCTCCTTCGCAAGTCCCATGCACAATTCAACTTGTACCATCAGGCTGTAACAGACAAGCATTGCCTCTGTCTGAAAAAACACAGTATGCAAGTGAGAGCAGAAATGATCAAGACAGTGCAATTCCAAGGACTACGgagaaagacaaaagcaaaagttcacagacaaataattttacaattttagcAGACACTGATTGTGATAACCATCTTTCTAAAGGTATAATTCATCCAGTAACAGAGTCTCAGTCACtaaacataaaaaggaatgcgACAACAAAAGAACAATCAAAACCTTTAATTAGTGAAATCCAACCTTTTATTCAAAGCTGTGACCCAGTACCAAATGAATTCCCTGGTGCTTTTCCATCTAATAAATATACTGGTGTTACTGATTCAACAGAGACCAAAGAAGACCAAATAAATCTAGACTTACAGGATGTAAGCATGCATATAAATCATGTAGAGGGAAATATAAACTCTTACTATGACAGAACTATGCAGAAGCCTGACAAAGTCGAAGACGGATTAGAAGTGTGTCATAAATCTATCTCTCCCCCTTTAATTCAACAGCCCATAACATTTTCTCCTGACGAAATAGACAAATATAAGATCCTACAGCTACAAGCCCAGCAGCATATGCAGAAGCAGCTCCTATCAAAGCATCTTCGAGTTTTGCCTACTGCGGGGCCTACTGCCTTCTCTCCGGCCTCAACCATACAGACAGTTCCAGTTCACCAGCACACTTCTATCACCACCATCCACCACACGTTCCTGCAGCATTTTGCTGTTTCTGCTTCCTTAAGTTCTCATAGCAGTCACCTCCCTATTGCTCATCTACATCCTCTTTCACAGGCACATTTCACTCCTATTTCATTTTCGACTCTGACTCCAACCATTATCCCTGCACACCCCACTTTCTTAGCAGGTCATCCCCTGCATTTAGTAGCTGCTACCCCCTTCCACCCATCTCACATAACACTTCAGCCTCTGCCCCCTACAGCATTTATTCCTACATTGTTTGGTCCTCACTTAAGTCCAGCCACAACTTCTATCATCCACTTGAATCCTTTAATCCAACCGGTATTCCAAGGTCAAGATTTTTGCCATCATTCTTGCTCTAGCCAGATGCAACAGTTAAAGGAAGTGAAAGAGGCCTTAAATGTGTCCACACACTTGAACTAA